A single region of the Leptospiraceae bacterium genome encodes:
- a CDS encoding MFS transporter: protein MNQLITSNRIPKLTLALIFFTMLPVTMIVPVFKDLVKDRLGGDNLMVSLFMSYAMLGSFLFSPIAGFLSDKFKNRKYFISVFAILDGISFFLLVNAENLQILQIIRFFEGVCHIFVIGLLLSLIADRENDSTNEHFYKKGILMGLAGMFLSLGVGIGSPMGILGKKNPLLPFYVAGTIMILIGIVSFFLLKDYEFFYHERITLSKWSNAFQQNKLILVPYLYNFIDRFTVGFFVTSFNLHLREDLKFNPGEVGLYLSLVLIPMSLFSYPFARLARKTGPFLLMMIGSLLYGISLGFAGGVSGKLELFTLLILCGTGAGVMFVPSMMLASQMSPKGMNASVMAGFTGVGSIGFMLGPIASTLLERYLKTNYSFESSFFILSLLFGSLEILVVFFTFPFSRKLKEVIK from the coding sequence ATGAATCAGTTAATTACATCAAATCGAATTCCAAAATTAACTCTAGCGCTTATTTTTTTTACAATGCTTCCTGTAACGATGATCGTTCCTGTATTCAAAGACCTTGTAAAAGATAGACTCGGTGGGGACAATCTCATGGTTTCCCTTTTCATGAGTTACGCGATGTTAGGCTCATTTTTATTTTCCCCGATTGCCGGGTTTCTCTCTGATAAATTCAAGAACAGAAAGTATTTTATTTCTGTATTTGCCATTCTAGATGGAATTAGTTTTTTTCTTTTGGTCAATGCAGAAAACCTACAGATACTACAGATTATCCGCTTCTTCGAAGGAGTCTGCCATATTTTTGTAATTGGACTTTTACTTTCTCTCATTGCAGATAGAGAAAATGATTCCACCAATGAGCATTTTTATAAAAAGGGAATCTTAATGGGACTCGCGGGAATGTTTTTAAGTCTAGGTGTAGGCATTGGCTCCCCGATGGGAATTTTAGGAAAGAAGAATCCCCTACTCCCATTCTATGTGGCGGGGACCATCATGATTCTAATCGGAATCGTTTCTTTTTTTCTGTTAAAAGACTATGAGTTTTTTTATCACGAGCGGATAACACTGAGTAAATGGTCAAATGCATTTCAACAAAACAAACTAATTCTAGTTCCCTATCTTTACAATTTCATAGACAGATTTACAGTTGGATTCTTTGTAACTAGTTTCAATCTACATCTTCGAGAAGATTTAAAATTCAATCCGGGAGAAGTTGGTCTTTATCTTTCTTTGGTCTTAATTCCAATGAGTTTATTTTCCTATCCATTTGCAAGACTGGCTAGAAAAACAGGTCCATTTCTGTTAATGATGATTGGCTCTTTACTGTATGGAATTTCTCTCGGATTTGCAGGAGGCGTTAGCGGTAAATTGGAATTATTCACACTGCTTATCCTTTGTGGGACAGGTGCGGGAGTCATGTTTGTGCCTTCGATGATGCTTGCTTCGCAAATGTCACCCAAAGGAATGAATGCGAGTGTGATGGCGGGGTTTACAGGTGTTGGCTCTATTGGATTTATGCTTGGTCCGATTGCTTCTACTCTTTTAGAGAGATATTTAAAAACAAATTACTCCTTTGAATCTTCTTTTTTCATTCTATCACTTCTTTTTGGTAGTCTGGAAATTCTTGTTGTATTTTTTACATTCCCATTCAGTCGAAAATTAAAAGAGGTAATTAAATGA
- a CDS encoding class I SAM-dependent methyltransferase has protein sequence MSKFNQEYWDSMYAEDDESIIDGVDNAKEHAKYLKSALALGEIQVASIGDFGFGKGILLKEIAREFKPERIIAIDPSKEANDKLKKQKWIKQFSLSVQCTTLEDLDESKIKKPLDLGICNSIFQYIPTSKVSFAFAKLSRLCKYVYFSVPTKVDYEYMKKELDFIDPYAHVRDKKFYLKSMSPHFTIVSLNLLESKVYNRESGFLYEFFRF, from the coding sequence TTGAGTAAGTTCAACCAAGAATACTGGGATTCTATGTATGCAGAGGACGATGAATCCATCATTGACGGCGTTGACAATGCAAAAGAACATGCAAAGTATTTAAAGAGTGCTTTAGCTTTAGGAGAAATACAAGTCGCAAGTATCGGTGACTTTGGATTTGGAAAAGGAATTTTATTAAAAGAAATTGCAAGAGAATTTAAACCAGAACGGATAATAGCGATTGACCCTTCGAAAGAGGCTAACGACAAACTAAAAAAACAAAAGTGGATAAAGCAATTCTCTCTCTCCGTTCAATGCACTACTCTAGAAGATTTGGATGAATCTAAAATCAAAAAGCCACTTGATTTAGGTATCTGCAATTCAATCTTCCAATACATTCCCACGAGCAAAGTCTCCTTTGCATTCGCTAAACTTTCAAGGCTTTGTAAGTATGTTTATTTTTCTGTGCCTACAAAAGTCGATTATGAGTATATGAAAAAGGAGCTTGATTTTATTGATCCATATGCACATGTTCGAGATAAAAAATTCTACTTAAAGAGTATGTCTCCTCATTTTACAATCGTATCCCTTAACCTTCTAGAAAGTAAAGTTTATAACCGCGAATCTGGTTTTCTCTATGAGTTTTTCCGATTTTAA
- a CDS encoding MBL fold metallo-hydrolase — translation MKVTALGVHSAFATGTYKDVIETAKVEAMIAEAVKSAKDTQSHLTINGIRNILKTNSTRAYFPRYQSNFLLEFQTQGKVKPDVYRFVLDFGSDIRHSLANVGLKMGDIDGYYCSHPHADHIGGIEGIALSTVFNPFWNSKKTDWLASEKKRRTEDEGKPKQLDPITDRLFKREKIPADCKPDLWGHREVLDDLWDAAKPGLDTLQGVKNVSLDTFFNQIVMSKSLEYQINDGDKSWIFYTVESTHVVGGTSYMPSFGLMFESADKKIYFPTDTLYIMPPIMKPFYESADIIYHDCETGPRSGVHSHIDEIRKIDPVIKKKCYLYHYTEEPVVDEGEFLGIVKTGEVHEY, via the coding sequence ATGAAAGTTACAGCATTAGGTGTTCATTCAGCATTTGCCACTGGCACATACAAAGACGTAATCGAAACAGCAAAGGTAGAAGCTATGATTGCAGAAGCAGTCAAGTCTGCAAAAGACACACAATCACACCTCACCATTAACGGTATTCGAAATATTTTAAAAACAAATTCTACTCGTGCCTACTTCCCCCGCTATCAGAGTAACTTCCTTTTAGAATTTCAAACTCAGGGTAAAGTTAAGCCTGACGTATATCGTTTTGTTTTAGATTTTGGAAGCGATATACGCCATTCCCTTGCCAATGTTGGACTCAAGATGGGCGATATTGATGGATACTACTGTTCTCACCCACATGCAGATCATATCGGCGGCATAGAAGGAATAGCCCTTTCGACAGTATTCAATCCTTTTTGGAATTCAAAGAAAACAGATTGGCTCGCTTCTGAAAAGAAACGTAGAACAGAAGATGAAGGTAAACCAAAACAACTCGATCCTATCACTGATAGATTATTTAAGAGAGAAAAAATTCCTGCTGATTGTAAGCCTGATCTTTGGGGACATAGAGAAGTGTTGGACGATCTTTGGGATGCAGCAAAACCAGGACTTGATACATTGCAGGGGGTAAAGAATGTTTCCCTCGACACTTTCTTCAACCAAATCGTTATGTCTAAGAGCCTCGAATACCAAATCAACGATGGCGACAAGAGCTGGATTTTTTATACAGTAGAATCCACTCACGTAGTTGGGGGAACTTCATATATGCCGTCATTCGGACTGATGTTTGAAAGCGCTGATAAGAAAATCTATTTTCCAACGGATACTCTCTATATCATGCCACCAATCATGAAGCCATTCTATGAATCAGCTGACATCATCTATCACGATTGCGAAACAGGACCACGCAGTGGTGTTCATTCCCATATTGATGAAATTCGAAAAATTGATCCTGTTATAAAAAAGAAATGTTATTTGTATCATTACACAGAAGAGCCTGTTGTAGATGAAGGGGAATTTTTAGGAATTGTAAAGACTGGCGAAGTGCACGAGTATTAG
- a CDS encoding DUF937 domain-containing protein yields the protein MNEISGDNSSEIGNLTKTLLSNSGDKGVLLDTVVNTIKEKGMEDNVESWIGTGDNKAISANQLNDALGTDLMSSLSQKTGIPEKELSGMLSTLLPVVVNQLTPQGKAEGDNGSLVSTGLGLLKGFL from the coding sequence ATGAACGAAATAAGCGGAGACAATTCCTCCGAAATCGGCAATCTAACCAAAACACTTCTTTCTAATAGTGGGGATAAGGGCGTTTTGCTTGATACTGTGGTCAATACGATAAAAGAAAAAGGCATGGAAGATAACGTAGAAAGCTGGATTGGAACTGGCGACAACAAAGCCATATCTGCGAATCAGTTAAATGATGCGTTAGGCACTGATCTAATGTCTTCCCTGTCCCAAAAAACAGGCATCCCTGAAAAAGAATTAAGTGGAATGCTTTCTACATTATTACCAGTTGTAGTGAATCAACTCACTCCACAAGGTAAGGCAGAAGGTGATAATGGTAGTCTAGTTTCTACAGGGTTGGGACTGTTAAAAGGTTTTCTGTAA
- a CDS encoding AAA family ATPase, translating into MNNIKSVLDQVKKHFPKQFKIAYRFPYTFLILTHPDFTDDEEENEIKFCNLLNIEPQYIRDISNLSLLSLECLSQEDFDKREIKNRGTYWSELRIEEELDLLNKTKTENEDPLKVIHFFGYKGGQGRSSVLTALSLNLMKYGWKVLVIDADFEAPSLDLIYNKDLKLENTLLGLYLGKKINAINYDSKPSGGSIDIIGAKPSLIYNEMSELEDDWSIEYSGMTLQANVNPATIQILAKGLQSFAKENLYDIVLVDQRSGMSISSITWINELIGQLVLFTRLDNQWQHSYQFLKSLVLNSNSSDIPIISQKPYMTKDLAPIDKDHFERQKEDLKFLFVKNKQIKEGLDIDDISVGDINANFLDWQYDPSYRDNLLPDTEQILSENLLVLQKLRSILEIESDKSKFIKPDYSGIKDEGLLILTDALNKLLNKNNDINYIYGRKGTGKTKIFAELVSRNLAKPLIAQDDYFLERKNAEGINGRSDTVKNIIWSFNKEIKKLENSRIEDIDGLVENFWWCIFLTAIETISKHGSLPNKVFEEEFKKKYENFKKESSNYSTKLKSILVSQEEKITFCIDGLETTFDVYYINYYVKALYGVMNTILTDSYFEKIQVKLFLRKDLKPEFIQNSEQKDSIELVWTEQAILNFLFLDFWLKRKEIT; encoded by the coding sequence ATGAATAATATTAAAAGTGTTTTAGACCAAGTAAAAAAACATTTCCCAAAGCAATTTAAAATAGCTTATCGTTTCCCATACACATTTCTTATTTTGACTCATCCAGATTTCACTGATGATGAAGAGGAAAACGAAATTAAGTTTTGCAATTTGTTAAACATTGAACCACAATACATTAGAGATATTAGTAATCTATCCCTCCTTAGTTTAGAATGTCTATCACAGGAGGATTTTGATAAAAGAGAAATCAAGAATAGGGGAACATATTGGTCTGAATTAAGAATAGAAGAAGAGTTAGATTTGCTTAATAAAACAAAGACTGAAAATGAAGACCCCTTAAAGGTTATACATTTTTTTGGATATAAAGGTGGTCAAGGTCGTTCTAGTGTTTTAACGGCTTTATCATTAAACCTAATGAAGTATGGTTGGAAAGTATTAGTAATAGATGCTGATTTTGAGGCTCCCTCCCTTGATCTTATTTATAACAAGGATCTTAAATTAGAAAACACTTTACTTGGATTATATTTGGGCAAAAAAATCAATGCAATAAATTATGATAGTAAACCATCCGGTGGTTCTATTGATATTATTGGAGCAAAACCATCTTTAATTTACAATGAGATGAGTGAATTAGAGGATGATTGGAGTATTGAATATTCCGGAATGACTTTGCAGGCAAATGTAAATCCTGCAACTATTCAAATACTTGCAAAAGGATTACAAAGTTTTGCGAAAGAGAATTTATATGATATTGTGTTAGTTGATCAAAGATCTGGAATGTCGATTTCCTCTATAACTTGGATAAATGAATTAATAGGACAACTAGTTCTTTTTACAAGATTGGATAATCAATGGCAACATTCTTATCAATTTTTAAAATCACTTGTTCTGAATTCTAATTCTTCTGACATTCCGATCATTTCGCAAAAGCCGTATATGACTAAAGATTTAGCTCCTATAGATAAAGATCATTTCGAAAGACAAAAAGAGGATTTAAAATTTTTATTTGTAAAGAATAAACAGATTAAGGAAGGGTTAGATATTGATGATATTTCCGTGGGGGATATAAATGCAAATTTTCTAGATTGGCAATATGATCCCTCTTACAGAGATAATTTATTACCTGATACCGAACAGATTTTAAGTGAGAATCTACTTGTATTACAAAAATTAAGGAGTATTCTAGAAATAGAATCCGATAAAAGTAAATTTATCAAACCTGATTATTCTGGGATAAAAGATGAAGGATTGCTTATTTTAACTGATGCTCTAAATAAACTCTTAAATAAAAATAATGATATTAATTACATTTATGGAAGGAAGGGAACTGGAAAAACTAAAATCTTTGCTGAACTTGTAAGTCGAAATTTAGCAAAGCCATTGATTGCTCAAGATGATTATTTTCTTGAAAGAAAAAATGCAGAGGGTATTAATGGTCGCTCTGATACTGTTAAAAATATTATTTGGTCATTTAATAAAGAAATTAAGAAATTAGAAAATTCTCGTATAGAAGATATTGATGGCTTAGTTGAAAACTTCTGGTGGTGCATTTTCTTGACGGCAATTGAAACTATTTCCAAACATGGAAGCTTGCCTAATAAAGTGTTTGAAGAAGAATTTAAGAAAAAATATGAAAACTTTAAGAAAGAGTCTTCAAATTATAGCACTAAATTAAAGAGTATTTTGGTATCTCAAGAAGAAAAAATTACATTTTGTATTGATGGTCTAGAAACGACATTTGATGTTTATTATATAAATTATTATGTTAAAGCACTTTACGGAGTAATGAATACAATTTTAACAGATTCTTATTTTGAGAAAATTCAAGTCAAACTTTTTCTAAGAAAGGATTTGAAACCAGAATTTATACAAAATTCAGAACAAAAAGATAGTATTGAATTAGTATGGACAGAACAGGCTATTCTAAATTTTTTGTTTCTAGACTTCTGGCTAAAACGGAAGGAAATTACTTGA
- a CDS encoding GIY-YIG nuclease family protein — translation MKFYVYILNCFKNGKFSCYYVGQTNNLKARIGEHFDSVVEHNTDKFVGRFDFVKLKWYTKVAARAEALKVEKYLKSLTHEEKDRYMENN, via the coding sequence ATGAAATTTTATGTTTATATCCTCAATTGTTTTAAGAATGGTAAATTCTCTTGTTATTATGTTGGACAAACAAATAACTTAAAGGCGAGAATTGGAGAACATTTTGATAGTGTGGTAGAGCATAATACTGATAAATTTGTTGGGAGATTTGATTTTGTTAAATTGAAGTGGTATACAAAAGTAGCTGCAAGGGCAGAAGCATTGAAGGTGGAGAAGTATCTTAAATCTCTAACTCATGAAGAAAAAGATAGATACATGGAGAATAATTAA
- a CDS encoding Uma2 family endonuclease, protein MSFYNNYFGNNQKSLDFDSFPPFLFHMGLAAEKKILTTEQYLELERKAEFKSELINGEMYAMAGVTRKHNRIALNIASFLNNFLQDKPCRIYFADLRVQVSKTGMFTYPDLVITCGNEIMADKRQDTLLNPKCILEILSDSTEKYDRGEKFSHYQNLESLAEYILISQNQTKAESFLRQDDNKWLYQKVEGLDNELSIQSINSKIKMEDIYKNTQDLDENVNQS, encoded by the coding sequence ATGAGTTTCTACAATAATTATTTCGGAAATAATCAGAAATCTCTTGACTTTGACTCTTTCCCACCTTTTTTATTTCATATGGGACTTGCTGCCGAAAAAAAGATTCTGACCACAGAACAATACTTAGAGCTCGAAAGAAAAGCTGAATTTAAAAGTGAGCTGATCAATGGAGAAATGTATGCAATGGCAGGAGTCACTCGCAAACACAATCGAATTGCACTCAATATCGCCAGTTTTTTAAATAACTTCTTACAAGACAAACCATGTCGCATTTACTTTGCCGATTTAAGAGTGCAAGTTAGTAAAACAGGAATGTTCACCTACCCTGATTTGGTAATTACTTGCGGAAATGAAATTATGGCCGACAAGCGACAAGACACGCTTCTCAATCCAAAGTGTATTCTAGAGATTTTATCTGACTCCACAGAAAAATACGATCGTGGTGAAAAATTTTCACACTATCAAAACTTAGAGAGTTTAGCGGAATATATTCTTATTTCCCAAAACCAAACAAAAGCAGAATCTTTCTTACGACAAGATGATAATAAATGGCTCTATCAAAAAGTAGAGGGACTAGACAATGAACTCTCAATTCAATCTATAAACTCAAAAATAAAGATGGAAGATATTTATAAAAATACGCAAGACTTAGATGAAAATGTAAATCAGTCATAA
- a CDS encoding erythromycin esterase family protein: protein MKNENTLNIVDWIKDNVIHLRSLDQDDSFNDLEPLRDIIGNAKVVALGENSHFIKEFCQIRFRILRFLVEECGFNVHALEFGFTEGFEVNSWIHNYDRKEEELKTLLGHFPYPLQIHETLGWMRNYIKSKSKQLNFVGIDVPRNGGSFFPSLDVINDFFKVADPEGLIFISDIWEITKKIDGFSTAQSAFLLNTLSGQEKDKITSQINRLLYRLEALAPQHISRFGEKKYKTIHQHLKSICYSDYNSHAMNGFISGKGLPGDMGARDKFMADSVLWHLNDSNSKIVLVAHNAHIQKLPIRYGDFLSCLPMGQRLSSELGTDYISLGLTSKTGYTAALFPDEKYKFGFRIENTKLEMPASGSIEKLLEEANVENGIISFKHIPRGSNDPTLIRFDSEYIETSVIDAFDGLIQIPTSSIADGLVF, encoded by the coding sequence ATGAAAAATGAAAATACATTAAATATCGTAGATTGGATAAAAGACAATGTTATACATTTGCGTTCATTAGACCAAGATGATTCATTTAATGATTTGGAGCCGTTGAGGGATATAATTGGAAATGCAAAAGTTGTAGCTCTGGGAGAGAATTCTCATTTTATCAAAGAATTTTGTCAGATTCGTTTCCGAATATTAAGATTTCTTGTAGAAGAATGCGGTTTCAATGTTCACGCATTAGAATTCGGATTCACTGAGGGATTTGAAGTTAATAGCTGGATTCATAATTATGATAGAAAAGAAGAAGAGTTAAAAACTTTACTTGGGCATTTTCCATATCCTCTACAAATTCATGAAACTCTTGGATGGATGAGAAACTATATTAAATCAAAAAGCAAACAATTAAATTTTGTGGGAATAGATGTGCCTCGAAATGGTGGTTCTTTTTTCCCTTCGTTAGATGTAATAAATGATTTTTTTAAAGTCGCAGATCCAGAAGGTTTAATTTTTATTTCCGACATTTGGGAAATCACAAAAAAAATAGACGGATTTTCAACTGCCCAATCGGCATTTCTTTTAAATACATTATCAGGACAAGAAAAGGACAAAATTACTTCTCAAATTAACCGTCTCTTATATAGGCTTGAAGCACTCGCTCCTCAACATATATCTCGTTTCGGAGAAAAGAAATATAAAACAATTCATCAACATTTAAAAAGTATTTGTTACTCAGACTATAACTCTCATGCTATGAATGGATTTATTTCAGGCAAAGGACTACCCGGAGATATGGGAGCTAGAGATAAGTTTATGGCGGACTCTGTTCTTTGGCATTTAAATGATTCGAATTCCAAAATTGTCCTAGTAGCTCATAATGCTCATATTCAAAAACTACCTATTCGGTATGGGGATTTTTTAAGTTGCTTGCCCATGGGTCAACGTCTATCAAGTGAATTGGGAACTGATTATATCTCTCTTGGATTAACTTCTAAGACTGGTTATACTGCTGCTCTCTTTCCTGATGAAAAATATAAGTTTGGTTTTCGCATAGAAAATACTAAACTAGAAATGCCTGCTTCCGGAAGTATCGAAAAACTATTAGAAGAAGCTAATGTTGAAAACGGAATTATTAGTTTTAAACACATACCCAGAGGTTCAAATGATCCGACACTTATTAGATTTGATTCTGAATATATAGAAACTTCCGTAATAGATGCATTTGATGGATTGATTCAAATCCCCACATCCAGTATTGCAGATGGTTTAGTTTTTTGA
- a CDS encoding nucleotidyltransferase domain-containing protein, with product MEYLDTVQDFKLEEIKKILIKNSDPFKIILFGSRSTGKYHNNSDYDICVIKESNTDLNTLEKKLYIDLHDTKEAVDLILTSPENFDLAKNKQYSVFRVIYNQGKIIYERHR from the coding sequence ATGGAATATTTAGATACAGTTCAGGATTTTAAATTGGAAGAAATAAAAAAAATCCTAATCAAAAATTCTGATCCATTTAAAATAATTTTATTTGGATCGAGATCAACAGGTAAATATCACAATAATAGTGATTATGATATTTGCGTGATCAAAGAATCCAATACCGATCTAAATACGTTAGAGAAAAAATTATACATTGATTTGCATGATACTAAGGAAGCGGTTGACTTAATATTAACCTCTCCTGAAAATTTTGATTTAGCAAAAAACAAACAATACTCAGTCTTTCGAGTTATTTACAACCAAGGGAAAATTATTTATGAGCGACATAGATAA
- a CDS encoding ankyrin repeat domain-containing protein: MFVLFQFFIRVLSFAVFVTGASGLLNYFFDWHLSIEGTEAPAVLDGSAMLVCFSITLIMWAELAANNHYVVKFKKKWYATALYLLASILISAIPSYLVFKADENYTNLYDALAENDIAEFQNKENLKKLSQRNLDRLFSESIRRNSPEIAKIISEFLKDVNGDPDYPYLFSAAYLCNPKIFEILIHIKTNFSVRDAYMGGTVLHSIVTGNGNTPDKSKVIRMLVEQKHIDINEIDNFQATPLMNAVERGEYELVETLLSLKADWRKVDHVGNPVLTRVCEKSSVYPEVTEEDRIRTIQVLIKNGADKNTKDFLGRDCKELASENGFRKLVELF; encoded by the coding sequence ATGTTCGTATTATTTCAATTTTTTATTCGTGTTCTATCCTTCGCGGTTTTTGTGACGGGAGCTTCCGGGTTACTCAATTATTTCTTTGATTGGCATTTATCTATAGAAGGGACCGAGGCACCAGCGGTATTGGATGGTTCTGCCATGTTGGTTTGTTTTTCTATAACGCTAATTATGTGGGCAGAGCTTGCGGCTAATAATCATTATGTAGTGAAGTTCAAAAAGAAATGGTATGCCACAGCTTTGTATCTTTTGGCTTCTATTCTAATTTCTGCAATTCCGTCTTATCTAGTTTTTAAAGCAGATGAAAATTACACTAATCTCTACGATGCATTGGCTGAGAACGATATTGCAGAATTTCAGAACAAGGAAAATCTAAAAAAACTTTCTCAGAGAAACCTTGATCGATTATTCTCCGAGTCCATTCGTCGTAATTCCCCTGAAATTGCTAAAATAATATCTGAATTTTTGAAAGATGTAAATGGTGATCCAGATTACCCGTATTTGTTTTCAGCGGCTTATCTTTGTAATCCAAAAATCTTTGAAATTCTAATTCATATCAAAACAAATTTTTCGGTGAGAGATGCTTATATGGGTGGCACAGTTCTTCATTCGATTGTTACGGGTAATGGCAATACTCCCGATAAAAGCAAAGTGATTCGAATGTTAGTAGAACAAAAACATATTGATATAAATGAGATTGATAATTTTCAGGCGACTCCCCTTATGAATGCAGTAGAGCGAGGCGAATACGAATTAGTCGAAACTCTTCTCTCTTTAAAAGCAGATTGGAGAAAAGTTGACCATGTAGGAAATCCTGTCTTAACGCGCGTTTGCGAAAAGTCTTCTGTGTATCCTGAAGTCACAGAAGAAGACCGTATTCGCACAATTCAAGTATTAATAAAAAATGGTGCCGATAAAAATACAAAGGATTTTCTCGGAAGAGATTGTAAAGAATTGGCTTCAGAAAATGGGTTTAGGAAGTTGGTGGAATTGTTTTGA
- a CDS encoding PAS domain-containing protein, which yields MAVEINIPEDSVLISRTDTKGVITYASPDFLSISGYEDEELLKKPHNIIRHPDMPSQVFKEMWSTIKSGHVWTGIVKNRSKNGDYYWVDATVTPIKESNQITGYVSVRKKPSRRDITRAESLYATIRNSGKKNFFDRLFAKPSFQLSRLSLSLLGVLFISILLNTIGFFLPHLGILIYTITSIGVLISIFAISERFSESHISEITSILGKFSSGEFSLDKYDFNTDKTNVKYNNVVLGLKTLILSLGGILYIVKKMSTNHMIYSDKLQSLSGVYTKLSSDQALTTEIQSNSITEISTSMTEISDTITLQSDNLEVIKNNITEVNHSMTMTAQLLESLSSLNQRTIDKYEVSSEKVTNVLSSIKDMKFISEKIEAIISVIDGIADKTNLLSINASIEAARAGVHGKGFAIVAKEVSNLAEETSVNVKDSTLLIKTFRKTIKDGSTRITEVIDFFNEVKELILELSKTTNEIMETMLSQLEKIMEIQANVEEATKKAESIKDSVVYQKIEISQVSESIQKLVKESKAVSTKSNELLNISSEIHKPAKYLKGLMEHYKF from the coding sequence ATGGCAGTAGAGATTAATATTCCAGAAGACTCAGTTTTGATTTCTCGCACGGACACAAAGGGAGTGATAACCTATGCTAGTCCTGATTTTTTAAGTATCAGTGGATACGAAGATGAGGAATTATTAAAAAAACCGCATAATATCATTCGCCATCCAGATATGCCTTCTCAGGTTTTTAAAGAGATGTGGTCTACAATAAAAAGCGGTCATGTTTGGACAGGAATTGTCAAGAATCGAAGTAAGAACGGAGATTATTATTGGGTAGATGCTACTGTTACCCCAATCAAAGAATCAAACCAGATAACAGGGTATGTATCAGTAAGAAAAAAGCCATCCAGGAGAGACATTACACGCGCAGAATCATTGTATGCCACAATAAGAAATTCGGGAAAGAAAAATTTCTTTGATAGGCTATTTGCTAAACCAAGCTTTCAATTAAGTAGGTTAAGTCTTTCTTTACTTGGAGTATTGTTTATTTCTATACTTCTAAATACGATTGGATTTTTTTTACCTCACCTAGGAATACTCATTTATACGATTACCTCCATCGGTGTTCTTATTTCGATATTTGCGATTAGCGAAAGGTTTTCAGAATCTCATATCTCAGAGATTACTTCTATCCTAGGAAAATTTTCCAGCGGAGAATTTAGCCTAGATAAATATGACTTTAACACTGACAAAACGAATGTCAAATACAACAATGTTGTTTTGGGGCTAAAGACTCTTATCCTTAGCCTTGGTGGAATTTTATATATCGTAAAAAAAATGTCCACTAATCATATGATTTACTCCGATAAACTTCAGAGCCTTTCCGGTGTTTACACAAAGCTAAGTTCAGATCAAGCATTAACAACGGAGATTCAGTCTAATTCAATTACAGAAATTTCTACTAGTATGACTGAAATCAGTGATACGATTACTTTGCAGTCCGATAATCTCGAAGTCATAAAAAACAATATTACAGAAGTAAATCATTCTATGACAATGACCGCTCAACTCTTAGAATCACTCAGTAGTCTCAATCAAAGAACTATCGACAAATACGAAGTAAGCTCTGAAAAAGTAACCAATGTCCTTTCTTCAATTAAAGATATGAAATTCATTTCCGAAAAAATCGAAGCAATTATTTCAGTAATTGATGGAATTGCGGATAAGACCAATTTGCTTTCGATCAATGCTTCCATTGAAGCAGCAAGAGCAGGTGTGCATGGAAAAGGATTTGCGATTGTTGCAAAAGAAGTTTCCAATCTTGCCGAAGAGACTTCCGTCAATGTAAAAGATAGCACTCTTCTAATTAAGACTTTCAGAAAGACGATTAAAGATGGAAGCACTCGTATTACAGAAGTCATTGATTTTTTCAATGAAGTCAAAGAGTTAATTTTAGAATTATCCAAGACAACAAATGAAATTATGGAAACAATGCTTTCCCAACTCGAAAAAATTATGGAAATACAGGCAAATGTTGAAGAGGCAACCAAAAAAGCGGAGAGCATAAAAGATTCTGTCGTCTACCAAAAAATTGAAATCTCGCAAGTCTCCGAATCTATCCAAAAATTAGTCAAAGAAAGTAAAGCTGTTTCTACAAAATCAAATGAACTCCTAAACATTTCTTCCGAAATTCATAAACCAGCTAAGTATTTAAAAGGACTCATGGAGCATTATAAGTTTTAA